Proteins co-encoded in one Nonlabens agnitus genomic window:
- a CDS encoding cold-shock protein produces MSTGTVKFFNETKGFGFITEEGVDKDHFVHISGLIDEIREGDEVSFDLKEGNKGLNAVNVKVL; encoded by the coding sequence ATGAGTACAGGAACAGTAAAATTTTTCAATGAAACTAAAGGTTTCGGATTCATCACTGAAGAAGGTGTTGACAAGGACCACTTCGTACATATCTCAGGATTGATCGATGAAATTCGCGAAGGCGATGAAGTATCTTTTGATCTTAAAGAAGGAAACAAAGGATTGAACGCAGTAAACGTAAAAGTTCTATAA
- a CDS encoding caspase family protein — protein MSSSTSNLDNAYALLIGVGKDLPASARDAEAIANLLSDPDKVGYKPENIQLLVEKQATRKGILDAFDTLIDKTDEDSSVLLFYSGHGGTYTDNDIQEWEHDGKDLKPEEENETHYFWVPNDYNGRKYRDTWVLATELKEKLASLKTRRLILVLDCCHAGGMTKSSPGIGKASLKDRLTNPEGMIHKMDDGRGMSILSSCRAEERSWIIPKDAENSLFTECLLEVLEGKHHPDFKEPYVRMTDVINHVMRKVPEVKSVQRPFVTLQMFDNFILSKNILKDIQETVKQYTESKGTEKEATGEVLSKFRENHGVNAAVFVHGFSGEAHKSFGEVPKLLAQDSDMDGWDLFPLGFSQNNMPEMGHDIWASSLDLQKLADNIASGIRHKFEDYKRVALVGHSLGGLAIQMAMLQLKPEERSIISHIILMATPNKGILAKDNKEVEKRHQNLFSTGTFIQNLRKEWNASFSTPDFTLKNAVGTDDNLVGTENSFGVFDVSSDVLVAGDHFSMVQPEDTDHDGYQLICKTLTDNTFSNKYTNKEEINLLLGDYEAVVRELWPDRKNLGNKGTRNLIFALEGLDRLDDAIDFAESQANENESLYFLGLLAGRVKRRFLKYNKEKDGDRSFDLYKKAFDMAVDENNIEKQYFLAINLAFMSIVHHQDRAEMTKYATLSRKRAQEDPFESIWKAATIAEASIYLADFSTAKEQYTIAAAEAGPREKISMHANACLAYTTLTRKTNDEFVRFLNGVFLN, from the coding sequence ATGAGTAGCTCTACATCAAACCTCGACAATGCATATGCGCTTTTAATAGGAGTAGGCAAGGATTTGCCTGCCAGTGCACGAGATGCGGAAGCTATAGCTAATCTGCTTTCAGATCCTGATAAAGTAGGTTATAAGCCAGAGAATATACAATTGCTGGTAGAAAAGCAAGCCACTAGAAAAGGAATTCTGGACGCATTTGATACATTGATCGATAAAACAGACGAAGACTCCAGCGTTTTGCTATTTTACTCAGGTCATGGAGGTACATATACCGATAATGACATACAAGAATGGGAACATGACGGGAAGGATCTCAAACCAGAAGAAGAGAATGAAACCCATTATTTCTGGGTTCCTAACGATTATAATGGTAGAAAGTATAGAGATACTTGGGTTCTCGCTACGGAGCTAAAGGAAAAGCTGGCATCACTCAAAACACGTCGCCTCATTCTAGTGCTGGACTGTTGTCACGCTGGTGGTATGACTAAGAGTTCGCCAGGTATAGGCAAAGCAAGCCTAAAGGATCGATTGACCAATCCAGAAGGGATGATTCACAAGATGGATGATGGTCGCGGTATGTCTATTTTATCATCTTGCCGTGCCGAAGAACGATCGTGGATCATTCCTAAGGATGCAGAAAACAGTCTGTTTACAGAATGTTTGCTAGAAGTCCTGGAAGGAAAACACCATCCTGATTTTAAAGAACCCTACGTGAGAATGACTGATGTAATCAATCATGTGATGCGTAAAGTGCCAGAAGTCAAGAGCGTACAACGACCTTTTGTAACCCTGCAGATGTTTGATAACTTCATATTAAGTAAAAATATACTTAAAGACATACAAGAGACTGTAAAACAATATACTGAATCAAAAGGAACAGAGAAAGAAGCTACTGGTGAAGTGCTATCTAAATTTAGGGAGAATCATGGTGTAAACGCTGCTGTTTTTGTACACGGTTTTTCTGGTGAGGCGCATAAATCCTTTGGTGAAGTCCCTAAGCTACTGGCTCAGGATAGCGATATGGATGGTTGGGATTTATTTCCTCTTGGGTTTTCCCAAAACAACATGCCAGAAATGGGGCATGATATATGGGCCAGCTCGTTAGACCTTCAAAAGTTGGCAGATAATATTGCCTCTGGAATACGTCATAAGTTTGAGGATTATAAAAGGGTGGCACTAGTAGGGCATAGCCTAGGTGGACTTGCTATTCAAATGGCCATGTTGCAACTCAAACCAGAGGAACGTTCTATAATTAGTCATATCATTTTAATGGCAACGCCCAACAAAGGGATTCTTGCCAAGGATAATAAAGAGGTGGAAAAACGACACCAGAATTTATTTTCTACAGGAACGTTTATTCAAAACTTGAGAAAGGAATGGAATGCGTCCTTTTCTACACCAGATTTTACCTTGAAGAATGCTGTAGGAACTGATGACAATCTTGTGGGAACAGAAAATAGCTTTGGCGTTTTTGACGTATCAAGCGATGTATTAGTAGCTGGAGATCATTTCAGTATGGTGCAGCCAGAAGACACTGATCATGATGGTTACCAGTTGATTTGCAAAACACTGACTGACAATACCTTCTCCAATAAATACACCAACAAAGAAGAAATTAATCTATTGTTAGGCGATTACGAGGCTGTGGTTAGGGAACTCTGGCCAGACCGTAAAAATCTAGGTAACAAAGGAACGCGTAATTTAATATTTGCACTAGAAGGACTCGACCGGCTGGATGATGCGATAGACTTTGCAGAAAGTCAGGCAAATGAAAATGAAAGCCTTTATTTCTTAGGCTTACTTGCAGGTCGTGTCAAACGGCGTTTTCTTAAATACAACAAAGAGAAAGACGGCGATCGCAGTTTTGACCTATACAAAAAAGCGTTTGATATGGCTGTTGATGAGAACAATATCGAGAAGCAATATTTTTTAGCTATCAATCTTGCCTTTATGAGCATTGTTCACCATCAGGATAGGGCGGAGATGACAAAGTATGCCACGCTTTCGCGAAAGCGTGCTCAAGAAGATCCTTTTGAAAGCATCTGGAAAGCCGCCACTATTGCCGAAGCCAGCATATATCTAGCCGACTTCTCAACGGCCAAAGAGCAATATACCATTGCCGCTGCTGAGGCTGGACCACGAGAGAAAATTTCCATGCATGCCAATGCCTGCCTTGCCTACACCACATTGACCAGAAAAACAAATGATGAGTTCGTGAGATTTTTAAATGGCGTATTTTTAAACTAA
- a CDS encoding tetratricopeptide repeat protein — translation MTIKQFIAECQKKDVLKLISIYLVSTWVLLQVLAVVWEPIGLPKKSVTVLILILVLGFPFYLYYIYKFKIHIEYNEDQSKKELASIASFKKIYFGTVAIFSVVCMAVVVVITKANFFNNDEPLVKTVVRVESEPIVDVDDRIVVLKFKNNSMQDSLDVAGSMAADWIIQGINEKQIAQVISTETIKQYAEDFEGYTSGSIKILDRFIQPSKIITGTYFLNKDQLIVQSSITDGKTSDILVSFKPQSCSSRDPLVCIENIKQLIMGYLFLENKNDSLSLQRNPPKYMAYEKLLEAKSKSHREKDYLNLLNESISIDPTFFEPQVLRVAYHYGQGNYKIADSLRRTIKLTAYDNKRQANLLKYYEALINGENDRVYQTLLEEYRFVPQQLVDNSTVMVVAQQYVNRPEDVEPIYERISNDSLDLYNCHTCLNRQYVSALAHIELGDYQKVISELEKVIKDREQELLLEPLVVAYLKTGQKRKIDLLLERQELSLRPEEIVRLQYFLGMQAMLMDDLAFAKAKFLKVIELSQGFEDASTLQSMLWLGQNVKALSLAQRLAAAKPADIRIKSLLATAFYKAGNKSQAMETLAQIKRLKTDYDYGSTDYELARYHAGIGNDDKALRLLQTSIADGNIYTTRRFQNDPVFKNIIKTPEFDKIMNYWH, via the coding sequence ATGACGATAAAGCAATTTATCGCTGAATGTCAAAAGAAGGACGTTCTAAAGCTTATTTCTATCTACTTGGTTTCCACATGGGTGTTACTTCAAGTACTCGCGGTAGTATGGGAACCCATTGGTTTACCTAAAAAGTCGGTTACCGTCCTGATACTCATTTTGGTACTAGGTTTCCCGTTCTATCTGTATTACATCTATAAATTTAAAATTCATATAGAATACAACGAGGATCAAAGCAAAAAAGAATTAGCATCTATTGCTTCTTTTAAAAAGATCTATTTCGGTACGGTAGCTATATTCTCCGTGGTCTGTATGGCTGTTGTAGTGGTCATTACTAAAGCAAATTTCTTTAATAACGATGAACCACTCGTTAAGACGGTTGTACGCGTGGAAAGCGAACCCATAGTAGATGTTGATGATCGCATCGTGGTGCTCAAATTCAAGAATAACAGTATGCAAGATTCTCTGGACGTAGCGGGCAGCATGGCGGCAGATTGGATTATTCAGGGAATTAATGAGAAACAAATTGCCCAGGTAATATCTACCGAGACCATAAAGCAATATGCAGAAGATTTTGAAGGCTATACATCTGGCTCTATCAAGATTCTAGACCGGTTCATACAGCCTAGTAAAATCATTACGGGAACATATTTTCTAAATAAAGATCAGCTGATCGTACAAAGCTCCATAACGGATGGGAAAACATCGGATATATTGGTTTCATTTAAACCGCAATCGTGTTCCAGTAGAGATCCGCTGGTGTGTATCGAGAATATTAAGCAACTCATCATGGGGTATCTGTTTTTAGAAAACAAAAACGATTCTTTGAGCTTGCAACGTAATCCTCCTAAATATATGGCTTACGAGAAACTACTGGAAGCAAAGTCAAAGTCCCATCGCGAGAAAGACTATCTAAATTTATTGAACGAGTCTATATCTATAGATCCTACCTTTTTTGAACCTCAAGTATTGAGAGTGGCCTACCATTACGGTCAAGGCAATTACAAAATCGCAGACTCTTTACGCCGAACCATAAAATTGACAGCCTACGATAATAAAAGACAGGCAAATCTATTGAAGTACTATGAGGCGCTTATCAATGGAGAAAACGATCGAGTCTATCAAACGCTGCTAGAAGAGTATCGATTTGTACCACAACAGCTTGTCGATAACTCTACTGTAATGGTTGTTGCCCAGCAGTACGTCAATAGGCCTGAGGATGTAGAACCTATTTATGAACGTATTTCAAACGATTCTTTGGATCTGTATAACTGCCACACGTGTCTTAATCGTCAATATGTAAGTGCGTTAGCCCATATTGAGCTTGGGGATTATCAAAAGGTGATCAGCGAACTTGAGAAAGTCATTAAGGATCGGGAACAAGAATTGTTGCTGGAACCATTGGTAGTCGCTTATCTTAAAACGGGACAGAAGAGAAAAATCGATCTTTTGCTGGAACGGCAGGAATTATCATTGCGGCCTGAAGAAATAGTCCGGTTGCAGTATTTTCTTGGAATGCAGGCTATGTTGATGGATGATCTCGCTTTCGCGAAAGCGAAATTCCTTAAAGTCATTGAATTAAGTCAAGGTTTTGAAGATGCCAGTACGCTACAATCCATGTTATGGCTAGGGCAAAACGTAAAAGCGCTATCGCTTGCGCAACGTCTAGCAGCCGCAAAACCTGCAGACATTAGAATAAAATCCTTGCTGGCAACGGCATTTTATAAAGCCGGGAATAAATCACAAGCCATGGAAACGCTTGCCCAGATAAAAAGACTTAAAACAGACTACGATTACGGTAGTACTGATTATGAATTAGCTAGATATCACGCAGGAATAGGGAATGATGATAAAGCCCTTCGACTATTACAAACCTCCATTGCTGATGGTAACATTTATACCACGCGCAGGTTTCAAAATGATCCCGTTTTTAAAAATATAATCAAAACCCCTGAATTTGATAAGATCATGAATTACTGGCATTAA
- a CDS encoding LLM class flavin-dependent oxidoreductase: MKKNQTLYSILDLALVSQGQTIQQTYHNVLKIAEAAEENGYERYWLAEHHNAPNIGSSATSILIGYLAENTNTLRIGSGGIMLPNHSPLIIAEQFGTLASLYPNRIDLGLGRAPGTDRETAQAIRSDFMQAAHSFPAELEKLETYFKKENARSKVRATVAEGVDVPLYILGSSTDSAHLAAAKGLPYAFASHFATTHLFDALKIYREEFKPSEVLDKPYVMAGVNVIIADTDEEAQALATSLIKMIIGIFTGQRDFVQPPVVMDDDLQQVMQHPQLHQMLKYSFIGSKETVKAQVKDFLKQTNADELIAVCNIYDVNDKIKSYNSFANIMKELTAEKEAVAA; encoded by the coding sequence ATGAAAAAGAATCAAACATTATATTCTATACTTGATCTTGCACTGGTATCACAAGGTCAAACCATTCAACAGACCTATCACAATGTTCTTAAGATTGCTGAAGCTGCCGAAGAGAATGGTTACGAGCGATATTGGCTTGCAGAGCATCACAACGCTCCAAACATAGGTAGTAGTGCTACGTCCATATTAATAGGATATCTGGCAGAAAACACCAATACCTTGCGCATAGGATCTGGTGGCATCATGTTACCTAATCACTCGCCATTGATTATAGCAGAGCAATTTGGAACTTTGGCAAGCCTTTATCCCAATAGAATCGATCTAGGTTTGGGTCGTGCACCTGGTACAGATCGTGAAACCGCACAAGCGATTCGCTCTGATTTTATGCAAGCCGCGCATTCCTTTCCAGCAGAACTGGAAAAACTCGAGACTTATTTCAAGAAGGAAAATGCAAGATCAAAAGTTCGCGCTACCGTGGCTGAAGGTGTTGATGTGCCTCTATACATTCTTGGATCCAGCACCGACAGTGCACATCTCGCGGCAGCAAAAGGATTACCCTATGCATTTGCCAGCCATTTTGCTACCACTCATTTATTTGATGCCCTAAAGATTTACCGAGAAGAATTTAAGCCATCAGAGGTTTTGGATAAACCCTATGTGATGGCAGGTGTGAATGTAATTATTGCCGACACTGACGAAGAAGCACAAGCTCTAGCCACCTCGTTGATTAAAATGATTATAGGGATCTTCACGGGCCAACGCGATTTTGTGCAGCCTCCAGTTGTGATGGACGACGATTTACAGCAAGTGATGCAGCATCCACAATTACATCAAATGCTCAAATATTCCTTTATTGGCAGTAAGGAAACTGTTAAGGCGCAAGTAAAAGATTTCTTGAAACAAACCAATGCCGATGAGCTCATCGCAGTTTGTAATATCTATGATGTAAATGATAAGATCAAATCTTACAACTCATTTGCAAATATTATGAAAGAGCTCACGGCCGAAAAGGAAGCAGTGGCAGCATAA
- a CDS encoding dienelactone hydrolase family protein, translating into MAIIKREDISQEVFDLYDDYAHNKIDRRVFLERLSVFAVGAITLPSLLSFVQPNYENPTVPVDDDRFASEYITYESSKGGGEIKGLLSKPAHLTDKVPGIVVVHENRGLNPYVEDVGRQGAVDGFITLAPDALTPLGGYPGNDDEGRAMQSKRDRLEMLEDFIAAYHYVKNHENCNGNVGVVGFCFGGWVANMMAVQLPGLGAAVPFYGRQPDKEQAAEVKAPLLLQYAGLDERVNAGWPEYKEVLESNNIEHTAYFYEGVNHGFHNYSTPRYDKAAADLAWSRTIDFFKKHLS; encoded by the coding sequence ATGGCCATTATCAAACGAGAAGACATTTCCCAAGAGGTTTTTGACCTCTATGACGATTATGCCCACAACAAGATTGACAGACGTGTCTTTTTAGAGCGTTTATCGGTTTTTGCGGTAGGCGCGATCACACTACCTTCCTTGCTCAGTTTTGTGCAACCTAATTATGAGAACCCAACGGTTCCCGTCGATGACGATAGATTTGCGAGTGAATACATTACTTATGAGTCTTCTAAAGGTGGCGGCGAGATTAAAGGTTTGCTTTCAAAACCAGCTCATCTGACAGATAAAGTTCCTGGTATCGTCGTGGTTCATGAAAATCGTGGATTGAATCCTTATGTGGAAGATGTAGGCCGACAAGGTGCGGTTGATGGATTCATCACCTTAGCACCAGACGCCTTGACACCATTGGGCGGTTATCCAGGTAATGATGATGAAGGTCGTGCCATGCAAAGCAAGCGCGATCGATTGGAAATGCTGGAAGACTTTATTGCTGCTTACCATTACGTCAAAAACCATGAGAACTGCAATGGCAATGTAGGCGTCGTGGGCTTCTGTTTTGGTGGTTGGGTGGCAAACATGATGGCTGTACAACTGCCAGGTTTAGGTGCGGCCGTACCTTTTTATGGTCGACAGCCTGATAAGGAACAAGCCGCCGAGGTTAAGGCGCCGCTCCTACTTCAATATGCTGGACTGGATGAGCGCGTGAATGCCGGCTGGCCAGAATACAAGGAAGTTTTGGAATCCAACAACATTGAGCATACCGCTTATTTTTATGAAGGTGTCAACCACGGCTTCCACAATTATTCCACACCTAGGTACGACAAAGCTGCTGCAGATCTTGCCTGGAGCCGTACGATTGATTTTTTCAAAAAGCATCTTTCTTGA